A portion of the Syntrophus gentianae genome contains these proteins:
- a CDS encoding ferritin-like domain-containing protein yields MTQDEYKKIISHAVEQEIEAYGFYLSVSDKVADASLKSLFKDLAEDEQQHRRTLEGFLARGSEKFHFSESKDYKIVDAVPTPALTVDLKPVEGLVIAIKKELEAMQMYTQLANSSTDEAQKRIFSELASMERSHKSKLEDLYTNMAFPEVW; encoded by the coding sequence ATGACTCAGGACGAATACAAGAAGATCATTTCCCATGCAGTCGAACAGGAGATTGAAGCGTATGGATTCTACCTTTCAGTGTCTGACAAAGTTGCAGACGCTTCTCTCAAATCACTCTTCAAAGACCTGGCTGAAGACGAGCAACAACACCGCCGAACGTTAGAGGGATTTCTGGCCAGAGGTTCGGAGAAATTCCATTTTTCGGAATCCAAGGATTATAAAATCGTCGATGCAGTCCCCACACCGGCACTGACCGTAGATCTCAAACCTGTCGAAGGTCTGGTCATTGCGATTAAAAAAGAACTTGAAGCCATGCAGATGTATACCCAGCTGGCAAATTCCAGCACCGACGAAGCCCAGAAGCGTATTTTTTCCGAGCTCGCTTCGATGGAACGAAGCCACAAGAGCAAGCTTGAGGATCTGTATACAAACATGGCGTTTCCCGAGGTGTGGTAG
- a CDS encoding MFS transporter: MLFLNVSAGLGLISQLSPLAQDVIKKATPGITPEALAIAGGSIVAISAIFNGLGRLFWAWTSDFIGRKGVFMTMFVTQAALYIYLPQVANVTLYTIAACYLLACYGGGFATMPAFAADSFGPANIGRIYGLMLTAWGCAGVAGPLVFSSPAIKPVALYVAAGLLIGGFVLAMSYKKPSKA; this comes from the coding sequence ATGCTCTTCCTGAACGTGTCCGCCGGCCTGGGGCTGATTTCCCAGTTGTCCCCGCTGGCTCAGGATGTCATTAAAAAGGCGACGCCTGGAATCACCCCCGAAGCGTTAGCCATTGCCGGGGGTTCCATTGTTGCCATTTCCGCCATCTTTAATGGATTGGGACGCCTCTTCTGGGCATGGACTTCCGATTTCATCGGTCGAAAGGGGGTCTTCATGACCATGTTTGTCACCCAGGCCGCCCTTTATATCTATCTGCCGCAGGTTGCCAATGTTACCCTTTATACGATTGCCGCCTGCTATCTCCTGGCCTGCTACGGCGGTGGATTCGCTACCATGCCGGCCTTCGCCGCGGATTCTTTTGGACCGGCCAATATCGGCAGGATCTACGGCCTGATGCTGACGGCCTGGGGTTGCGCCGGCGTTGCCGGGCCTCTCGTTTTCTCCAGCCCCGCCATCAAACCGGTGGCCCTTTATGTGGCGGCAGGGCTCCTGATTGGCGGTTTTGTTCTGGCCATGAGCTACAAGAAGCCTTCCAAGGCATAA
- a CDS encoding MFS transporter, which produces MSNENLESKRWIIAGAAIVMQLCLGTVYAWSVFKKPLMTVHGWSEPSTQATMMILMAMIGISAAFGGMLVDKKGPRFVATIGGILFGIGTLIAGYADQVGSLPLLWLGFGVVAGLGNGFGYVTPIATLIRWFPDKRGLVTGLAVMGFGAGAFFMGKIAPGMILSMGMAKTFYVWGVIFLIAVTSAAQFYKNPPAGWLPKGFSPSASGGVSAADSFSFDQAIKTPPVVDALGNALPERVRRPGADFPVVPAGSGCH; this is translated from the coding sequence GTGAGTAATGAGAATTTAGAGAGCAAGCGATGGATTATTGCCGGGGCTGCCATTGTCATGCAGCTGTGCCTGGGGACTGTTTATGCCTGGTCGGTCTTCAAGAAACCCTTGATGACGGTTCATGGCTGGAGTGAACCCAGTACACAGGCGACGATGATGATCCTGATGGCCATGATCGGCATTTCTGCCGCCTTCGGCGGGATGCTGGTGGACAAGAAAGGTCCCCGGTTCGTCGCCACCATCGGTGGAATTCTTTTCGGCATTGGGACGCTGATTGCGGGCTACGCCGATCAGGTGGGAAGTCTTCCTCTCTTGTGGCTCGGCTTTGGTGTCGTTGCCGGTTTGGGGAATGGCTTCGGGTATGTGACCCCCATCGCCACCTTGATTCGCTGGTTTCCTGACAAGAGAGGTCTGGTAACGGGGCTGGCCGTTATGGGGTTTGGCGCCGGCGCATTTTTCATGGGGAAAATCGCCCCTGGCATGATCCTCTCCATGGGGATGGCCAAAACCTTTTATGTCTGGGGCGTCATCTTTCTGATTGCCGTTACGAGCGCCGCCCAGTTCTACAAGAACCCGCCGGCGGGATGGCTGCCCAAAGGCTTTTCACCGTCTGCGTCCGGTGGTGTTTCCGCCGCAGATTCCTTCTCCTTCGACCAGGCCATTAAGACCCCCCCAGTGGTGGATGCTCTGGGGAATGCTCTTCCTGAACGTGTCCGCCGGCCTGGGGCTGATTTCCCAGTTGTCCCCGCTGGCTCAGGATGTCATTAA
- the fdhF gene encoding formate dehydrogenase subunit alpha gives MKITIDGREIEFNPGQTVYQIAKSAGIYIPVLCHQEQVKPVGACRICMVEVEGARSLMAACSLPASNGMVVSTNTERVLNVRRIIVEMLMTQGHHNCITCESSGNCVLQDLAYELGMEAPRFDEPSSMLASETGNEMIVRDMNKCVLCGLCVRACNEIQVNLVLDYTGRGSYSKVGPPFGLRYEESDCVFCGECVRVCPVGALYEKQGRFRGRFKDLTKVRTTCSYCGVGCQMDVCTKDDKIIKVTTDREGMPAPNFGSLCIKGRFGYDYMQHPDRLTKPLIRRDGELKETTWDEAIAFVAEKLRSIKEEHGADAIAGLASARCTNEENYIFQKFLRAVVGTNNVDHCARLUHSSTVAGLAASFGSGAMTNSITDLIESDCFLITGSNTTENHPVIASVVKRAITQRGAKLILADPRNIELAKFATVWLRQKPGTDIAWINGLLNIIIAEDLLDKEFVAERTENFEALKLAVAKYTPEFVESITSIPGGDLVKAAHLYAKAGAASILYAMGITQHITGTDAVKSLANLAMLTGNIGRPGTGVNPLRGQNNVQGACDMGCLPVNFTAYLQVANEEHRRKFEDAWGVSLNPKPGLTIPKIIEGADTGAIKALLIMGENPMMSDPDLAHVEHSLSKLDLLVVQDIFLNETGSLADVVLPACAWAEKEGTYTNTERRVQRVRKAVNAPGEARDDWQILTMLANKMGADWKYVQAKAIMEEINSVTASYKGITYERIADTGIQWPCPTLEHPGTPILHSAIFTRGRGLFSVTEYIPPAEQTDDQYPFVLTTGRILYQYHTATMSRRSQGLVSRTPEAFMEINPADAGELGIKNGEKIEVSSRRGSITLRADVRDRVDRGVVFIPFHYSEAAVNRLTITAIDPIANIPEYKVCAVKIQKCS, from the coding sequence ATGAAGATCACAATCGACGGCAGAGAGATAGAGTTCAATCCCGGACAGACGGTATACCAGATTGCGAAGTCTGCCGGTATCTATATCCCCGTATTGTGCCACCAGGAACAGGTTAAACCGGTAGGCGCCTGTCGGATATGCATGGTTGAAGTCGAAGGCGCACGCTCCTTGATGGCGGCCTGCTCCCTGCCCGCCAGCAACGGCATGGTGGTGTCAACCAATACCGAACGGGTTCTCAATGTCCGCAGGATAATCGTGGAGATGCTCATGACCCAGGGTCACCACAACTGCATCACCTGCGAATCAAGCGGAAATTGCGTGCTGCAGGATCTGGCATATGAACTCGGGATGGAAGCACCGCGCTTTGACGAACCTTCAAGTATGCTTGCCAGTGAGACAGGCAATGAGATGATCGTGCGCGACATGAATAAGTGCGTACTCTGCGGTTTGTGTGTACGGGCCTGCAACGAGATACAGGTTAACCTGGTTCTTGATTATACCGGAAGAGGGTCGTACTCAAAAGTAGGTCCGCCGTTCGGTCTTAGATATGAGGAATCGGATTGCGTCTTTTGCGGTGAGTGCGTCCGCGTCTGTCCCGTGGGGGCTTTGTATGAAAAACAGGGCCGTTTCCGGGGCCGCTTCAAGGATTTGACCAAGGTTCGGACCACCTGCAGCTATTGCGGAGTGGGCTGTCAGATGGATGTGTGTACCAAAGACGACAAAATCATCAAGGTGACCACCGACCGTGAAGGGATGCCCGCACCGAATTTCGGCAGCCTGTGCATCAAGGGACGCTTTGGCTATGATTATATGCAGCATCCCGATCGCCTGACCAAGCCGTTAATCCGCAGGGACGGCGAGTTGAAAGAGACAACCTGGGACGAGGCCATCGCGTTTGTGGCCGAGAAGCTGAGATCCATTAAAGAAGAGCACGGGGCTGATGCAATCGCGGGACTGGCATCGGCACGATGCACCAACGAAGAAAATTATATCTTCCAGAAATTCCTTCGCGCCGTGGTGGGAACCAATAACGTGGATCACTGTGCACGTCTCTGACACAGCTCCACAGTGGCCGGTCTGGCCGCTTCCTTTGGTTCCGGAGCTATGACCAACTCCATCACCGATCTCATTGAAAGTGATTGTTTCCTGATTACAGGTTCCAACACGACGGAAAATCATCCTGTCATTGCATCCGTCGTCAAGCGGGCAATCACCCAGCGCGGCGCCAAGCTGATTCTGGCCGACCCACGCAATATCGAGTTGGCCAAGTTCGCCACGGTTTGGCTGCGCCAGAAACCGGGTACTGATATTGCCTGGATCAACGGCCTTTTGAACATCATCATCGCTGAAGATCTCTTGGACAAGGAATTTGTCGCCGAGCGCACCGAGAATTTCGAGGCCTTAAAACTTGCGGTGGCAAAATACACGCCTGAATTCGTGGAAAGCATCACGTCGATCCCCGGTGGCGATCTTGTCAAAGCCGCCCATTTATACGCAAAGGCCGGGGCGGCTTCCATCCTCTACGCCATGGGTATTACCCAGCATATTACCGGTACCGATGCAGTCAAATCCCTGGCCAACCTCGCCATGCTGACTGGAAATATCGGACGGCCCGGCACGGGCGTCAATCCGCTCCGGGGTCAGAATAACGTCCAGGGCGCCTGTGACATGGGCTGCCTGCCGGTAAACTTCACCGCCTATCTGCAAGTGGCCAATGAGGAGCATCGCAGAAAATTCGAGGATGCCTGGGGAGTAAGCCTTAATCCCAAGCCCGGCCTTACCATTCCCAAGATTATCGAAGGTGCGGATACGGGCGCCATCAAAGCCCTGCTCATCATGGGAGAAAATCCCATGATGTCCGATCCCGATCTGGCGCATGTTGAACACTCTCTTTCAAAGCTGGACCTGCTGGTTGTTCAGGACATCTTTCTGAATGAAACCGGTTCTTTGGCAGACGTTGTCCTGCCTGCATGCGCCTGGGCTGAAAAGGAAGGCACTTACACCAATACCGAGCGACGGGTGCAGAGAGTGCGCAAAGCTGTAAATGCACCCGGTGAAGCCAGAGACGACTGGCAGATTCTGACCATGCTGGCAAACAAAATGGGAGCAGACTGGAAATACGTTCAGGCAAAGGCTATCATGGAGGAGATCAACAGCGTCACCGCCTCTTACAAGGGTATCACCTACGAACGGATCGCCGATACCGGCATCCAGTGGCCCTGCCCCACGCTTGAGCATCCAGGGACGCCCATCTTGCACAGTGCTATCTTCACCCGCGGCAGGGGCCTCTTCTCCGTTACGGAGTACATTCCACCTGCCGAGCAGACCGATGACCAGTACCCCTTTGTACTCACGACCGGGCGCATCCTCTACCAATACCACACCGCCACCATGAGCCGGCGTTCGCAGGGTCTCGTCTCGCGCACACCGGAGGCCTTCATGGAGATAAACCCCGCTGACGCTGGTGAACTGGGCATAAAGAACGGCGAGAAGATTGAAGTGTCCTCGAGACGAGGCTCCATTACTCTGAGAGCGGATGTCAGAGATCGGGTTGACCGGGGTGTGGTCTTTATCCCCTTCCACTACAGCGAAGCCGCTGTCAATCGGCTTACCATTACGGCTATCGACCCGATTGCCAATATCCCGGAGTACAAAGTTTGCGCGGTTAAAATTCAAAAATGCAGCTAA
- a CDS encoding ABC transporter permease, producing the protein MRWLRIRELVRKEFIQLFRDKRNRPLLVVTPIIQLLIFGYVVNYDIRDIRLALMDQAHTRESRLVADAFSANRIFRITHHPENGAALEQLLLEGKIDLAVKIPPNFTSEIRKGRTAPLQILADGSMSNMASIRISYTMLVLDRLNRQLIWELHPQRMDYGRIDARVRTWYNPNLDSQNFYVPGIVAFVVMLISLLFTSMAIIKEKEAGTMEQLMVTPISPVELILGKTIPYILISIAQMIIVSAIAIAWFQVPLAGSVLLLFLAACLFLLSTLGVGLFISTISGTQQQAMMTTFFVLLPFFMLSGFVFPIANMPLAVQWLTMLDPLRYFLVIIRGVFLKGVGMEILWPQFVAMAILGLAVFTGAVVRFRKRLD; encoded by the coding sequence ATGCGCTGGCTGCGGATAAGGGAATTGGTCCGTAAGGAGTTCATCCAGCTTTTCCGGGACAAACGGAACCGTCCCCTCTTGGTCGTCACCCCGATCATTCAACTGCTCATCTTCGGGTATGTGGTCAACTACGATATCCGTGACATCCGCCTTGCCCTGATGGACCAGGCACATACCCGGGAAAGCCGTCTTGTTGCCGATGCCTTCAGCGCCAACCGGATCTTTCGAATTACCCATCATCCGGAAAACGGGGCAGCCCTGGAACAGTTGCTCCTGGAGGGGAAGATCGATCTTGCCGTGAAAATCCCACCGAATTTCACTTCCGAAATCCGAAAAGGCAGGACAGCTCCCCTGCAGATCCTGGCGGACGGCAGCATGAGCAATATGGCCTCCATCCGGATCTCCTATACAATGCTCGTTCTGGACCGGCTGAATCGGCAGCTGATCTGGGAGCTTCACCCCCAGCGGATGGATTATGGCCGGATCGATGCCCGCGTTCGAACCTGGTACAATCCCAACCTGGACAGCCAGAATTTCTATGTCCCCGGCATTGTGGCCTTCGTCGTCATGCTGATCTCCCTGCTCTTCACCTCCATGGCCATCATCAAGGAAAAGGAGGCGGGAACCATGGAACAGCTGATGGTGACGCCGATTTCGCCGGTCGAACTGATCCTCGGCAAAACGATTCCCTACATCCTCATCTCGATTGCCCAGATGATTATCGTCTCCGCCATTGCCATCGCCTGGTTCCAGGTCCCCCTGGCGGGAAGCGTCCTCCTTCTCTTTCTGGCCGCCTGCCTATTTCTGCTCAGCACCCTGGGAGTCGGGCTCTTTATCTCCACCATTTCCGGGACCCAGCAGCAGGCCATGATGACAACCTTCTTCGTGCTTCTTCCTTTCTTCATGCTCAGCGGCTTCGTTTTCCCCATAGCGAATATGCCCCTGGCAGTACAATGGCTGACGATGCTGGACCCGCTTCGCTATTTTCTGGTGATTATCCGGGGGGTTTTTCTCAAAGGGGTGGGAATGGAGATCCTCTGGCCCCAGTTTGTCGCCATGGCGATCCTGGGACTGGCTGTTTTCACCGGCGCCGTCGTCCGCTTCCGGAAACGCCTCGACTAA
- a CDS encoding ABC transporter permease, whose amino-acid sequence MNPAKVEAVVRKEFYHLLRDVRSLYLAFALPLLLILLFGYALSLDVNHVKTIVIDQNSTPSSRDLIRKLDSSSYFDVVAFSRNTRDVNTYLDEGWATLAIVIPPDFSENLHKDRDAPLQVILDGSDPNFGNISRGYINAFLESQNRPQLDAFLNRQGRERILPPLEGRIRVWFNEDLESRNFIIPGNMAVILMIVGAMLTSLVVAREYENGTLETIKSLPLNTGEFLVGKAIPYFVIGMIDVLIAVLMGQILFGVVMKSSFWLLILASALYLAVALTLGLLISSVLKSQLVANQVAVLVTYLPSLLLSNFVFPILNMPKPLQILAQVVPATYYLEILSGVYLKNLGFAQLWFSFLVLLIMFLVLALLSFLALKREGI is encoded by the coding sequence GTGAATCCTGCAAAGGTCGAAGCGGTTGTCCGCAAGGAATTCTATCATCTGCTCCGGGATGTCCGCAGCCTCTATCTGGCCTTTGCCCTTCCCCTGCTCCTCATCCTCCTCTTCGGCTACGCCCTGAGCCTCGATGTCAACCATGTCAAGACCATTGTTATAGATCAGAATTCCACCCCTTCCAGCCGCGACCTGATCCGGAAGCTGGATTCCTCCTCCTATTTTGACGTCGTCGCCTTTTCCCGGAATACCAGGGATGTCAATACCTACCTGGACGAGGGATGGGCCACCCTGGCCATCGTGATCCCGCCGGACTTTTCCGAGAATCTCCACAAGGACCGGGATGCCCCGCTGCAGGTTATCCTTGACGGCAGCGATCCGAATTTTGGAAATATCTCCAGGGGTTATATCAACGCCTTTCTGGAAAGCCAGAATCGGCCCCAGCTTGATGCCTTTCTGAACCGTCAGGGAAGAGAACGGATCCTCCCTCCCCTGGAAGGCCGGATCCGCGTCTGGTTCAACGAGGACCTGGAAAGCCGGAATTTCATCATCCCCGGCAATATGGCCGTTATTCTCATGATCGTCGGCGCCATGCTGACCTCCCTCGTCGTGGCCCGGGAATACGAAAACGGCACCCTGGAAACCATCAAATCGCTCCCCCTGAACACGGGAGAATTCCTCGTCGGAAAAGCCATTCCCTACTTTGTCATTGGAATGATCGATGTCCTGATTGCCGTTCTCATGGGCCAGATTCTGTTCGGCGTGGTCATGAAATCAAGCTTCTGGCTATTGATTCTGGCTTCCGCGCTCTATCTGGCGGTTGCCCTGACCCTCGGGCTCCTGATTTCCAGCGTTCTCAAGTCGCAGCTCGTCGCCAACCAGGTCGCCGTCCTGGTCACCTATCTTCCCTCTCTGCTGCTGTCCAACTTCGTCTTTCCGATTCTCAACATGCCAAAACCCCTTCAGATTCTGGCTCAAGTCGTCCCGGCAACGTACTATCTTGAGATTCTGAGCGGCGTTTATCTCAAGAACCTTGGATTTGCTCAGCTCTGGTTCTCTTTCCTCGTCCTGCTGATCATGTTTCTGGTATTGGCCCTGCTGAGCTTCCTGGCCTTGAAGCGGGAGGGGATTTAA
- a CDS encoding YciI family protein, whose translation MKKTFLILYTPGPAWISGRPIFEQPLEAHGNYVQKYYREGKVRMAGPFLDSSGGASLLEVEGGEEEARSIVEHDPSVIAGIFTFRLYPWHLISWEQYGKKSA comes from the coding sequence ATGAAAAAGACATTTCTGATTCTCTATACCCCAGGTCCCGCCTGGATTTCGGGGCGTCCGATTTTTGAGCAGCCCCTGGAAGCCCATGGAAACTATGTCCAGAAATATTATCGGGAAGGAAAAGTCCGGATGGCGGGGCCCTTTCTGGACAGCAGCGGCGGAGCCTCTCTGCTCGAAGTGGAAGGCGGAGAAGAGGAAGCCCGTTCCATTGTCGAACATGACCCTTCTGTTATTGCCGGAATATTTACGTTCAGGCTTTACCCCTGGCATCTCATTTCGTGGGAACAGTATGGGAAAAAGTCCGCGTAG
- a CDS encoding ABC transporter ATP-binding protein: MTPSNDKAILVRNLEKRFGSFVAVDRISFEVRKGEIFGFLGPNGSGKSTTIRMLCGILTPTAGEGYVAGHDIVSQPETVKQAIGYMSQRFSLYEDLTPYENIRFYLGVYNVSPDKWKERMAWVLELTRLKEVRNALTRTLPPGWRQRLALGCALLHAPEILFLDEPTSGVDPITRRHFWDFIRQLAGEGITIFITTHYMDEARYCEKIVMLNEGRIVAADSPENIIRTICPERPEATLDDAFVALMTGKKGKPS, from the coding sequence ATGACTCCTTCCAACGATAAGGCGATTCTCGTCAGGAACCTGGAAAAGCGCTTCGGATCCTTTGTAGCGGTGGACCGGATCTCCTTCGAAGTCCGGAAAGGGGAAATCTTCGGTTTTCTCGGCCCGAACGGCTCAGGAAAGTCAACCACCATCCGCATGCTCTGCGGCATCCTTACCCCCACGGCGGGTGAAGGTTACGTGGCTGGCCACGACATCGTCTCCCAGCCTGAGACGGTCAAGCAGGCGATCGGCTATATGTCCCAGCGTTTTTCCCTCTACGAAGACCTGACGCCCTATGAAAATATCCGGTTTTATCTCGGCGTCTACAACGTCTCCCCCGACAAATGGAAAGAGCGGATGGCCTGGGTTCTCGAACTAACCCGCCTTAAGGAGGTTCGCAACGCCCTGACGCGAACGCTGCCGCCCGGCTGGCGACAGCGCCTCGCCCTGGGTTGCGCCCTGCTCCACGCTCCGGAGATTCTCTTTCTCGACGAACCGACTTCGGGCGTGGATCCCATTACAAGGCGGCATTTCTGGGATTTTATCCGCCAGCTCGCCGGGGAAGGCATCACGATCTTTATCACCACGCATTACATGGATGAGGCCCGGTACTGTGAAAAGATCGTCATGCTCAACGAGGGCCGGATTGTCGCGGCGGACAGCCCGGAAAACATCATCCGGACGATCTGTCCCGAAAGGCCGGAAGCGACGCTGGATGATGCCTTTGTGGCCTTGATGACCGGAAAAAAGGGGAAACCGTCCTAA
- a CDS encoding ABC transporter ATP-binding protein — MPGSDNPIIEVEKASLQFGAVNAVREASFSVAAGSMFGLVGSDGAGKTSLLRMIATMIKPSSGTISIAGLDVLTHRKRIRDLIGYMPQQFGLYQDLTVEENLQFFMDIYGIKGKDAKRRKERYLGFSHLLPFTRRPAGQLSGGMKQKLGLACVLVHEPKVLILDEPTNGVDPVSRREFWDMLKIMQNEGMTILTSTAYLDEGEKCDRVAIMHQASILEIATPDALRARFSSLEEAVIARIQEVDEELRNDSFQR, encoded by the coding sequence ATGCCTGGCTCCGATAACCCGATCATCGAGGTCGAAAAAGCCTCTCTCCAGTTCGGCGCCGTGAACGCCGTCCGGGAAGCCTCTTTTTCTGTGGCCGCGGGTTCGATGTTCGGACTGGTCGGTTCGGACGGCGCGGGGAAGACCTCCCTGCTCCGCATGATCGCCACGATGATTAAACCTTCCTCGGGAACGATTTCCATCGCCGGTCTGGACGTTTTGACCCACAGGAAGCGGATTCGGGATCTTATCGGTTACATGCCTCAGCAATTCGGGCTCTATCAGGACCTGACCGTTGAGGAAAATCTCCAGTTTTTTATGGATATCTACGGCATCAAGGGAAAAGACGCGAAGCGGAGAAAAGAACGCTACCTGGGGTTTTCCCACCTGCTGCCCTTTACCCGCCGTCCGGCGGGTCAGCTTTCGGGAGGAATGAAGCAGAAACTGGGTCTCGCCTGTGTACTCGTCCATGAACCCAAGGTCTTGATTCTCGACGAGCCGACCAACGGAGTCGATCCCGTTTCCCGGCGGGAATTCTGGGACATGCTCAAGATCATGCAGAACGAGGGGATGACCATCCTGACCTCGACGGCCTATCTGGATGAAGGTGAGAAATGCGACCGGGTCGCCATCATGCACCAGGCTTCGATCCTGGAGATCGCGACGCCGGATGCCCTGCGCGCCCGCTTTTCCAGCCTGGAAGAAGCCGTGATCGCCCGGATACAGGAAGTGGATGAGGAACTCCGGAATGACTCCTTCCAACGATAA
- a CDS encoding HlyD family secretion protein — MLKKRLVLIILIVIVIAVSLLVYFGQRQNRQREAYYSGTIESTDSQLAFQTAGRVATVHVREGEAVRTNQVLAELDPSEWNARFEQARANVDKTGNNVKQQEILLNLYRKSLPEEVTRAAAQVESLRYTLSDAAKNNARYAQLFQRGVVSEKERDAVKLRYDNAKAGLTEGEAMLMQARSAMQKIDATQMELQAARSQAEAAQAVLKEVKIQSAYTTLKAPFAGIILSRNVEPGEVVSSGREVLTLSNLATVDLKIFVGETEIGKVRPGQPVDVKVDTFPGRVFKGKVSYISPEGEFTPKIIQTFKERVKLVYLVKVTLPNPDFALKTGMPADAWLR, encoded by the coding sequence ATGCTGAAAAAACGCCTCGTCCTCATTATCCTGATCGTCATCGTGATTGCCGTCAGCCTGCTGGTTTATTTCGGGCAGCGGCAGAACCGCCAGAGGGAAGCCTATTATTCCGGAACGATTGAAAGTACGGACTCCCAGCTTGCCTTTCAGACCGCAGGGCGGGTTGCAACTGTGCATGTCCGGGAAGGGGAAGCCGTCCGAACGAACCAGGTGTTGGCCGAACTTGATCCCTCGGAATGGAACGCCCGCTTCGAGCAGGCCAGGGCCAACGTGGACAAAACGGGAAACAATGTGAAGCAACAGGAGATTCTTCTCAATCTATACAGGAAATCTCTCCCCGAGGAAGTAACGAGAGCGGCCGCTCAAGTGGAAAGCCTGAGATACACCCTCAGCGATGCCGCAAAAAACAATGCCCGTTACGCCCAGCTCTTTCAGCGAGGCGTGGTTTCGGAAAAAGAGCGGGATGCCGTAAAGCTTCGCTACGACAACGCCAAGGCCGGCCTGACGGAAGGCGAGGCGATGCTCATGCAGGCCCGCAGCGCAATGCAGAAGATTGATGCCACCCAGATGGAGCTGCAGGCCGCCCGCTCCCAGGCAGAAGCGGCCCAGGCGGTCCTCAAAGAGGTTAAGATTCAGAGCGCCTATACCACCCTGAAAGCCCCTTTCGCCGGCATCATCTTGAGCCGGAATGTCGAGCCGGGTGAAGTCGTTTCTTCGGGAAGGGAAGTACTGACCCTTTCCAACCTTGCCACCGTGGATCTGAAAATCTTTGTTGGGGAAACGGAGATCGGGAAAGTCCGGCCGGGTCAACCCGTCGATGTCAAGGTGGACACCTTTCCGGGGCGGGTCTTCAAGGGCAAGGTTTCCTACATCTCTCCGGAAGGAGAGTTTACCCCGAAGATCATCCAGACGTTCAAGGAACGGGTCAAACTGGTTTATCTCGTGAAGGTGACTCTTCCCAATCCCGATTTTGCCCTCAAGACAGGAATGCCTGCGGATGCCTGGCTCCGATAA